One Bacteroidales bacterium genomic window carries:
- a CDS encoding nuclear transport factor 2 family protein: MNLQDKKPQEEVEARLTINMDTIKELWSKTYNREGKPDWSHIFKYYHKEIVFQDTIQRIEGIDDFIAMCNRLTKRTKQLQLEIISISQNENVIMFDWVMTMMFKKYPNTPIYGATKLVLSEDGLIKEQRDYYDLWGDIFNNIPRFGRMYRRFLIRKFG, encoded by the coding sequence ATGAACCTTCAGGATAAGAAGCCCCAGGAAGAAGTCGAGGCAAGACTTACAATCAATATGGACACGATCAAAGAATTGTGGTCGAAAACATATAACCGTGAGGGTAAGCCCGATTGGTCGCATATTTTCAAATACTATCACAAGGAAATAGTTTTTCAGGATACCATTCAGCGTATTGAGGGAATTGATGATTTTATTGCCATGTGCAACCGGCTGACCAAACGCACAAAGCAGCTTCAACTGGAAATAATATCCATATCCCAAAACGAAAATGTGATTATGTTCGATTGGGTGATGACCATGATGTTCAAGAAATATCCCAACACCCCTATCTACGGGGCAACCAAACTGGTGCTCAGCGAAGATGGCTTGATAAAGGAGCAGCGTGACTATTACGATTTATGGGGCGATATATTCAATAATATTCCCCGCTTTGGCAGGATGTACCGTAGATTTTTGATCAGGAAATTCGGCTAA
- a CDS encoding SDR family NAD(P)-dependent oxidoreductase, protein MRKKTSQYFREYKWSNIFAMIRNNRSDPEICTDDFKNKLVVITGATSGIGYVTAQKFASKGANLLCINRNPEKSENLRREIESKYGVTCDYRIADLSDLKDIFTVSDELLQLDAPIDVLIHNAGVYLTKRELTADGLEKVFVVHYLSSFIMNYLLMDKLKAQEKARIIMVGSEGHRFAIWGLRLDDLNWEKRRYSGLKSYGSAKIAQLLSMIVFDEHFKSTGVTINTMHPGAVKTETGQENGPVYRWFKRNFFDKTLKSPDISAEALYYLGVSDELDGVSGKFFNLTTREEPAPPALDKEVAHELWDKTLKICGLK, encoded by the coding sequence ATGAGAAAAAAAACATCGCAATACTTTCGGGAGTATAAGTGGTCAAACATTTTTGCAATGATCAGGAATAACCGGTCAGACCCTGAAATATGCACTGACGACTTCAAAAATAAACTTGTAGTTATCACTGGCGCCACATCAGGTATAGGTTATGTTACAGCGCAAAAGTTTGCTTCAAAAGGGGCAAATCTTTTATGCATTAACCGAAACCCTGAAAAATCGGAGAATCTTAGGCGGGAAATTGAAAGTAAGTATGGTGTTACCTGCGACTACAGGATTGCCGATCTGAGTGATTTAAAGGATATTTTCACAGTTTCCGATGAGTTGTTGCAATTGGATGCCCCGATTGATGTGCTGATTCACAATGCCGGTGTGTACCTCACTAAACGGGAGCTAACAGCCGATGGACTTGAAAAGGTTTTTGTGGTTCATTACCTCTCTTCATTCATCATGAATTACCTGCTGATGGATAAGCTTAAAGCGCAGGAAAAGGCAAGGATTATTATGGTGGGTTCTGAAGGACATCGGTTCGCAATATGGGGTTTAAGACTTGATGACCTGAATTGGGAAAAGCGCAGATATTCAGGACTAAAAAGCTATGGATCAGCCAAAATTGCTCAGCTATTGTCAATGATTGTGTTTGATGAGCACTTCAAAAGCACAGGAGTTACAATTAATACCATGCATCCCGGAGCAGTAAAAACAGAAACCGGGCAGGAAAACGGACCAGTTTACCGTTGGTTTAAAAGGAATTTCTTTGATAAAACCTTAAAATCTCCGGATATATCCGCAGAGGCACTCTATTACCTCGGGGTTTCAGATGAATTGGATGGTGTGAGCGGAAAATTCTTTAATTTAACCACCCGGGAAGAGCCGGCACCACCAGCCTTGGATAAAGAAGTTGCCCATGAACTTTGGGATAAAACACTGAAAATATGCGGATTAAAATAG
- a CDS encoding NAD(P)/FAD-dependent oxidoreductase encodes MREKNYDTVIVGGGIAGLTAATYLARNGQKVLLIEKNKEAGGLVNTFSHNGFFFDAGVRALLDAGIVLTMLKDLNIKLDLVKSHVSIGIEDEVLNIKNIDSLLEYSDLLKKFHPQSDIEIDEVIRIIRKIMKHMDVLYGIENPIFKDLKRDLPFIFKKLLPWFPRFIFTVRKINRMNTPVEDYLKTIIKDKSLRDMISQHFFKNTPAFFALSYFSLYLDYFYPKGGMGKLSESLLSKLLEFGGEIKTETRITRVLPEEHLVIDDQNNSYNYKNLIWAADLKTLYNIAEIENFPPAMEANIKETKTSMLKSRGGDSVFTLFLEVDEPLESFAKIAHGHFFYTPSRQGLDEIHRKDLKDLLNNFSDVNKAQILTWLDKFISLNTFEISIPGLKDHEMVPAGKTGVIISFLAEYDLFNKIKEAGWHNEFIAEIEDRVISVISDSIYPMLKEKIIARFSFSPLSIESRVGTSEGGITGWAFEDEMPVINKIQHADRSVLTPFPSIYQAGQWVYSPGGVPMSILTGKLAADKVLKNK; translated from the coding sequence ATGCGCGAAAAGAATTATGATACTGTTATTGTTGGCGGAGGAATTGCCGGTTTAACTGCTGCGACTTATTTAGCCCGTAATGGACAAAAAGTTTTGCTCATTGAAAAAAACAAGGAAGCGGGAGGGCTGGTCAATACATTTTCGCATAACGGATTTTTTTTCGATGCAGGAGTCAGGGCCTTATTGGATGCAGGTATCGTATTAACCATGCTCAAGGATCTGAATATTAAGCTCGACTTGGTTAAAAGTCATGTTTCTATTGGAATAGAGGATGAAGTGCTGAATATTAAAAACATTGATAGCCTTTTGGAATACAGTGATCTTCTGAAAAAATTCCATCCACAAAGTGATATCGAAATTGATGAGGTTATAAGAATTATTCGGAAAATCATGAAGCATATGGATGTGCTCTATGGAATAGAGAATCCTATTTTTAAAGACTTAAAACGAGATTTGCCCTTTATTTTCAAAAAGCTTTTACCCTGGTTTCCAAGGTTCATATTTACTGTCCGGAAAATAAACCGAATGAATACCCCGGTTGAGGATTATCTTAAAACCATTATCAAAGACAAATCCTTAAGGGACATGATCTCCCAGCATTTTTTTAAGAATACACCTGCATTTTTCGCATTGAGCTATTTTTCGCTTTACCTTGACTATTTCTATCCCAAAGGTGGAATGGGTAAACTTTCCGAATCGCTACTAAGCAAGCTATTGGAATTTGGGGGAGAAATAAAAACAGAAACCCGAATCACCCGGGTATTGCCAGAAGAACATCTTGTTATAGATGATCAGAATAACAGCTATAATTATAAAAACCTGATATGGGCAGCCGACTTAAAAACCCTTTACAATATTGCTGAAATTGAAAACTTTCCGCCGGCTATGGAAGCAAATATCAAGGAGACCAAAACCAGCATGCTAAAAAGCAGAGGAGGGGATTCTGTTTTTACTCTTTTCTTAGAAGTTGATGAACCGCTGGAAAGCTTTGCTAAGATTGCTCATGGCCACTTTTTTTATACACCCTCGAGACAAGGCCTGGACGAAATACATCGCAAAGATTTAAAGGATCTATTAAATAATTTTTCGGACGTCAACAAAGCTCAGATTCTGACCTGGCTGGATAAATTCATCAGTCTGAACACATTTGAGATATCTATCCCAGGGCTTAAAGACCATGAAATGGTTCCTGCAGGAAAAACCGGCGTCATTATCAGTTTTCTTGCTGAATATGATCTGTTTAATAAGATAAAGGAGGCAGGCTGGCATAATGAATTCATAGCTGAAATTGAAGATCGTGTGATAAGCGTGATTTCTGATTCCATTTACCCGATGCTAAAGGAAAAAATCATTGCGCGCTTCTCATTTTCCCCTTTAAGCATAGAAAGCAGAGTAGGGACTTCTGAAGGAGGCATAACTGGATGGGCTTTTGAAGACGAGATGCCGGTAATAAACAAAATCCAGCATGCCGATCGTTCTGTTCTTACGCCATTTCCATCAATTTATCAGGCTGGGCAATGGGTATACAGTCCCGGAGGCGTTCCTATGTCAATACTTACCGGTAAACTCGCAGCCGATAAGGTTCTTAAAAACAAATAA
- a CDS encoding SDR family oxidoreductase: MKILLTGSTGYIGKRLLSVLVNAGHKVICCVRDESRFNPPEYLKQNISVLELDLLDKDSLGKIPSDIDGAYYLVHSMTSTNDYRTLEEQSASNFRDALNKTDVRHVIYLGGIVNESNLSKHLESRKNVESILSQGNYHFTALRAGIIIGSGSASFEIIRDLVEKLPVMIAPKWLKTRCQPIGVSDVLAFLSKSLFNPETFDQTFDIGGPDILTYKDMLMGFAKVRNLKRSILTVPVMSPNLSSYWLYFVTSTSYRLARNLVDSMGVEVICRDNRINQILEIFPLSYEEAIQKAFRRIETHEIESSWKDANISSGFNFKISAFVQVPEYGCFKDRRIMKFNDREKCIEKIWGIGGENGWYYGNWLWEFRGFLDKLAGGVGLRRGRTNPNSIHTGDTLDFWRVLYANRQEGRLLLFAEMKLPGEAWLEFRIHENTLIHTATFRPLGLAGRLYWYSVFPFHGIIFDGMIKKLTA, encoded by the coding sequence ATGAAAATACTGCTGACCGGATCAACAGGCTATATTGGCAAGCGGCTTCTTTCTGTGCTGGTGAACGCCGGACATAAAGTGATTTGCTGCGTAAGGGATGAAAGCAGGTTCAATCCACCGGAGTATCTGAAGCAAAATATTTCGGTGCTGGAACTGGATCTGCTGGATAAAGACTCTTTGGGAAAAATTCCATCCGACATTGACGGGGCCTATTATCTTGTTCACTCCATGACCTCAACCAATGATTACCGGACACTTGAAGAACAGTCAGCAAGTAATTTCCGCGATGCTTTAAACAAAACGGATGTGAGGCATGTCATTTACCTGGGTGGTATTGTCAATGAATCCAATCTGTCCAAACATCTGGAATCCAGGAAGAATGTTGAATCAATATTAAGCCAGGGAAATTATCATTTCACAGCTTTGAGAGCCGGCATTATCATTGGTTCGGGGAGCGCATCCTTCGAGATCATAAGGGATTTGGTTGAAAAACTGCCTGTGATGATCGCACCGAAATGGCTCAAAACAAGATGCCAGCCCATTGGGGTTTCTGATGTACTTGCGTTTCTTTCAAAATCATTATTTAATCCTGAAACATTTGACCAGACTTTTGATATTGGTGGACCCGATATCCTGACTTACAAGGACATGCTCATGGGTTTTGCAAAAGTCAGGAATCTTAAACGCAGCATTTTGACTGTTCCAGTGATGTCGCCAAACTTATCCTCATACTGGTTGTATTTTGTGACCTCAACGTCATACAGGCTTGCCAGAAACCTGGTGGACAGTATGGGAGTGGAAGTCATTTGCCGCGACAACAGAATAAACCAGATTCTGGAAATCTTCCCCTTGAGCTATGAAGAGGCCATTCAAAAAGCATTCCGCCGGATCGAAACACATGAAATTGAATCAAGCTGGAAAGATGCTAATATTAGCAGCGGTTTCAATTTCAAAATATCAGCTTTTGTTCAGGTTCCCGAATATGGCTGTTTCAAAGACAGGCGCATCATGAAGTTTAATGACCGCGAAAAATGCATTGAAAAAATATGGGGTATCGGAGGGGAAAACGGTTGGTATTATGGAAATTGGTTGTGGGAATTCCGCGGCTTTTTAGACAAACTGGCCGGAGGTGTCGGTTTACGCAGGGGCCGGACAAATCCTAACTCTATCCATACCGGCGATACACTGGATTTTTGGAGGGTTTTGTATGCAAACAGGCAGGAAGGCCGTCTACTGCTTTTTGCCGAAATGAAATTGCCAGGGGAAGCATGGCTGGAATTCAGAATTCATGAAAACACGCTTATTCATACAGCGACTTTCAGGCCATTGGGATTGGCCGGAAGGCTATACTGGTATTCAGTTTTCCCTTTTCATGGAATAATTTTCGATGGAATGATAAAAAAATTGACCGCTTAA
- a CDS encoding PQQ-dependent sugar dehydrogenase, producing MIRILVFLLVFQQLSCSADKPDPNEKWITSEELQFTVDTLATGLQNPWSMAFLPDGRILIAERPGRLRIWENGSLSEDLIQGLPDIWSHGQGGLLDVVLHPDYTENGWLYLAYAKENNGIGNTAIARAKLEGTQLKELEELFHGSPLTSSAYHFGTRIVFDADNYLFFCIGDRGTMENAQNLANHCGKVMRINDDGSVPADNPFVGTQGALPEIWSYGHRNIQGMTLHPETGKLWSHEHGARGGDEINLVEKGGNYGWPLVTHGINYDGTSITPDTTLPGMIDPVLHWTPSIAPCGLAFVQGDRYPSWNSHMLVGALAGQHIHRVSFEGDKAVHTEKLLEGFARFRDIRIGPDGYIYVLTESPGIFFRIVPK from the coding sequence ATGATACGCATACTCGTTTTCTTATTAGTCTTTCAGCAGCTTTCCTGCTCTGCCGACAAGCCTGATCCAAATGAAAAATGGATCACATCTGAAGAACTGCAATTTACGGTTGACACACTGGCAACGGGACTTCAAAACCCCTGGAGCATGGCTTTCCTGCCTGATGGCCGAATCCTTATTGCCGAAAGACCCGGAAGGTTGCGAATCTGGGAGAATGGCAGCCTGAGCGAAGACCTCATCCAGGGCCTTCCTGATATTTGGTCACACGGCCAAGGTGGGCTGCTCGATGTAGTTCTGCACCCGGATTACACGGAAAATGGCTGGCTCTACCTTGCTTATGCCAAAGAGAACAACGGTATTGGAAATACAGCCATTGCCAGGGCAAAACTTGAAGGTACGCAACTGAAAGAACTCGAAGAGCTTTTTCATGGCTCTCCCCTTACTTCTTCGGCTTACCATTTTGGCACCCGCATTGTTTTCGACGCCGATAATTATCTCTTCTTTTGCATTGGCGATCGCGGAACGATGGAAAATGCGCAAAACCTCGCCAACCATTGCGGCAAAGTGATGCGTATCAATGATGATGGAAGTGTTCCCGCTGACAATCCTTTTGTAGGAACCCAGGGTGCATTGCCTGAAATCTGGTCTTACGGCCACCGCAACATCCAGGGCATGACGCTGCATCCGGAAACCGGTAAATTGTGGTCGCATGAGCATGGTGCGCGTGGAGGCGATGAAATAAACCTCGTTGAAAAAGGCGGAAACTATGGCTGGCCACTCGTTACCCATGGCATCAATTATGACGGAACCAGCATCACTCCTGACACCACACTTCCCGGAATGATTGATCCGGTACTTCACTGGACACCTTCCATTGCGCCCTGTGGTCTGGCTTTTGTTCAGGGCGACCGCTATCCTTCATGGAATTCGCATATGCTGGTTGGAGCGTTGGCGGGGCAACATATACACCGGGTCAGCTTCGAAGGCGACAAAGCCGTTCATACCGAAAAACTGCTGGAGGGTTTTGCCCGTTTCCGGGATATCCGCATCGGCCCTGATGGCTACATCTATGTGCTTACCGAATCACCAGGGATTTTTTTTAGAATAGTGCCGAAATGA
- a CDS encoding substrate-binding domain-containing protein, which yields MRGLHLIAVLTLFAIIIYISCDKEEENFIGIKNISFENYPKVDGSTSSSVLNAMVACKLLEVSYKWVEPGVVSEWTLQPVYEEIPDQYKDFFWQRVRSSKTHGAFINLIDGEADIILTHRTISHDEKAHADSVGITLIETPIALDAFVFIVNKNNPVKSLTINQIQNIYTAETTNWSQVGGNNTSIKVFTRPRNSGSEEVFRELVMNGLEPADFPESSIGGMAQVFGEILHNEDAICYTFNNYKNLQARIPDSEVPKIAINGIFPDEKTVRNGTFPFISKVHVAIRSNLDHNTMAYKLYEWLQSEDAKATITECGFLPK from the coding sequence ATGAGAGGATTACATTTAATTGCAGTCTTGACTTTATTTGCAATAATAATTTACATCAGTTGCGACAAAGAAGAAGAAAATTTTATTGGGATAAAAAACATTTCATTCGAAAATTATCCAAAAGTGGATGGCTCTACTTCCTCAAGTGTGCTGAATGCGATGGTTGCATGTAAACTATTAGAAGTTTCCTATAAATGGGTTGAGCCGGGAGTTGTTTCTGAATGGACTTTACAGCCTGTATATGAAGAAATACCTGATCAGTATAAAGACTTTTTTTGGCAACGTGTTAGGAGCTCTAAAACTCATGGCGCATTTATTAATTTAATTGACGGCGAAGCTGATATTATCCTCACACACAGGACTATCTCACACGACGAGAAAGCCCATGCCGATTCAGTTGGAATAACACTGATTGAAACCCCTATCGCATTGGACGCTTTTGTTTTTATTGTAAACAAGAATAATCCTGTAAAATCACTGACAATCAATCAAATCCAGAATATATATACTGCCGAAACCACCAATTGGTCGCAAGTTGGCGGTAATAATACAAGTATAAAAGTATTTACACGTCCCCGGAATTCGGGCAGTGAGGAAGTGTTTAGAGAGTTGGTAATGAATGGTTTGGAACCGGCGGATTTTCCGGAAAGCTCTATAGGCGGAATGGCGCAGGTTTTTGGTGAAATTTTACATAACGAGGATGCTATCTGTTATACTTTCAATAACTACAAAAATTTGCAAGCACGGATACCCGACAGCGAAGTGCCTAAAATAGCGATCAATGGTATTTTCCCTGACGAAAAAACGGTTAGAAACGGAACATTTCCCTTTATATCAAAGGTACATGTTGCAATCCGTTCCAATTTAGACCATAATACAATGGCTTATAAACTATATGAATGGTTGCAATCAGAGGACGCAAAAGCGACTATTACTGAATGTGGATTTCTGCCGAAATAA
- a CDS encoding MATE family efflux transporter gives MQHNNTISEDPEQPVQNKLTLWQELKGAIKGTEADYTKIGLKRAIFLLAVPMVLELVMESTFAVADIYFVGKLGASAVATVGLTETYLFLLYSVAMGLSIAVTAIVARRVGEKHPEKAATAAVQSIFLALLLSIPFAIAGIFFAKDLLKLMGADEWTLTYGFRYAQWMLGGNAVIILLFVINAIFRGAGDAAIAMRILFISNGINIILDPLLIFGYGPFPELGIEGAAIATNIGRGVGVLCQLWILFRGGKHIRVLSSQLIWNGQIMLQILKTSLGGMGQMLVSMTSWIFIVRILSELGSEVVAGSTIAIRIMMFTMMPAWGMSNAAATLVGQNLGAVEPDRAESAVWKIGLYNMIFLIGVSFLFFFYNQQLMGIFTDDTLVIAVGSKWLKILSYSYFVYGWWMVSVQAFNGAGDTRTPTWINLVFFWMIQIPLSWVMAIHMGWEYSGVFWAVFISETSVGIFTLWLFTHGKWKKTSL, from the coding sequence ATGCAACACAACAATACTATTTCGGAAGACCCGGAGCAACCGGTTCAAAATAAGCTTACGCTTTGGCAGGAATTAAAGGGAGCCATCAAAGGCACTGAAGCCGATTATACTAAGATTGGCCTTAAGAGAGCGATCTTTTTGCTGGCCGTTCCTATGGTGCTGGAACTTGTAATGGAATCTACCTTTGCCGTTGCCGATATTTATTTCGTTGGCAAACTGGGCGCTTCTGCTGTGGCTACCGTCGGACTCACTGAAACTTATCTTTTCCTGCTTTACTCTGTGGCTATGGGTTTATCCATTGCAGTTACAGCCATTGTTGCCCGCAGGGTCGGAGAAAAACACCCGGAAAAAGCTGCCACTGCTGCCGTGCAATCCATTTTCCTGGCCTTGCTGTTATCCATTCCATTTGCTATTGCCGGTATTTTTTTCGCCAAAGACCTTCTTAAACTCATGGGCGCCGACGAATGGACACTCACTTATGGCTTCCGCTATGCGCAGTGGATGCTCGGTGGAAATGCTGTGATCATTTTATTGTTTGTCATCAACGCCATCTTCCGGGGCGCCGGCGATGCAGCCATTGCCATGCGCATTCTTTTTATCTCCAACGGAATCAATATTATACTCGATCCGCTATTAATTTTCGGCTACGGGCCTTTTCCTGAACTGGGCATCGAAGGGGCAGCCATTGCCACCAACATCGGAAGGGGTGTTGGCGTACTTTGCCAGTTATGGATTCTTTTCAGGGGTGGTAAACATATCAGGGTTTTATCCTCTCAACTTATCTGGAATGGCCAGATCATGCTCCAAATCCTGAAAACATCTTTGGGCGGCATGGGGCAAATGCTTGTAAGCATGACATCCTGGATTTTCATCGTACGCATACTTTCAGAGCTGGGAAGTGAGGTGGTTGCGGGTTCCACCATCGCTATCCGTATCATGATGTTTACTATGATGCCAGCCTGGGGCATGTCAAATGCAGCGGCCACGCTCGTAGGTCAGAACCTGGGGGCCGTAGAACCTGACAGGGCTGAATCGGCCGTGTGGAAAATCGGCTTATACAACATGATCTTTCTGATTGGTGTTTCATTTTTATTCTTTTTCTACAACCAACAACTCATGGGCATCTTTACCGATGATACCCTTGTTATTGCGGTCGGATCCAAATGGCTGAAAATTTTATCGTATTCCTATTTCGTTTACGGATGGTGGATGGTATCAGTACAGGCCTTTAACGGTGCCGGCGATACGCGCACTCCCACATGGATCAACCTGGTTTTCTTCTGGATGATACAGATTCCTTTGTCGTGGGTGATGGCAATTCATATGGGATGGGAATATTCCGGCGTATTCTGGGCAGTATTTATTTCCGAGACTTCAGTTGGAATTTTTACACTTTGGTTGTTCACACATGGAAAATGGAAAAAGACAAGCTTGTGA
- a CDS encoding DoxX family protein: MKFLFSVKPRNTATNLSLLLLRLGIGGLMMTHGLPKLQRLLGDGEISFADPLGIGATPSLVAAILAEVVGSVLIMLGLGTRLASISLIFTMAVAVFIVHADDPFARKELGLIYLLVYIVLLIMGSGKYSVDRFISR, from the coding sequence ATGAAATTTCTTTTCTCTGTAAAACCAAGAAACACAGCTACAAATTTGTCGCTATTGTTGCTTCGCCTTGGTATTGGTGGACTTATGATGACTCATGGCTTGCCAAAGCTCCAACGCCTGCTTGGGGATGGTGAAATATCATTTGCCGATCCATTGGGAATAGGAGCGACCCCATCGCTGGTTGCAGCCATCCTGGCCGAAGTTGTTGGTTCAGTACTGATCATGCTTGGATTGGGAACGAGGCTGGCGTCCATTTCACTCATCTTCACCATGGCAGTAGCCGTGTTCATTGTTCACGCTGACGATCCTTTTGCCCGCAAGGAATTAGGACTAATCTACCTGCTTGTTTACATTGTCCTGCTCATCATGGGCAGTGGAAAATATTCTGTTGACAGGTTTATCAGTCGCTAA